A genomic segment from Sparus aurata chromosome 10, fSpaAur1.1, whole genome shotgun sequence encodes:
- the LOC115589524 gene encoding sterile alpha motif domain-containing protein 9-like: MASGLPLSTAQSGDHEVRHLLSLLDVLNPNQFEGKSLDANLCQQTEENFYRGAPPQWLNFYISEQLESDGIGTPFIKRDGYSELVEQIRQWRKHPGISTVKLYHQTGCGGTTLAMQVLWDMRKTFRCAVLTGSSSDITNIAKEVVHLFTAGGQGLQKTVLLLLNDDQILENLQDSIMMEIAEQGIDTFKPVVIFFSCVRKNAVLQSDHVVLEAALSEREKQNFNEKKEELRRRFGSKQCEQFHGFNVLQTNFSQDYVKQACKVICSVPRAKRRKTIQLVGFLSLLNAYVPGSYLMENQCLDLFKHKEYKFGDLTLEDRMKPFSHLIITFEQDTGKRVRMAHPMIAQCCTELMAEADVTRSDTARNFLTHLCRDEVPPFLLGFVKDMLTKREMKIRENPFNSTEITEEPERFSRLILDMQKKEGETESASVLKLASNTFDKNPYFPQALARFYYIELKDYNQAELWANRAKQRDPQNSFIADTLGQVHKNHLKNKKSDAKPREILQLATKAIDAFKDEERLAENEQGTDMKEDGKTKVSRIFNSRGQFGYLQVCNLVYDQLVSQNETWRGVLTKAVPMGSVLGLLGDYQLFGFNDLINSLRDEVEKKCAFFDKYLSYSKRDMKKDDPSYLYEDIAECYRKYVINSPPEHVKENGADFIRKLEQNVVDTSSGRLSCLDREYSESELKEIITRWEEICLCKDSVTALVNYIFAHVMLMNRGEVLPHECKSLMAFRKKMPLSADESPESHMLALLLDWPTNDEGKCSAVSQLIECMRLSYKQAYEKYLRSRHLCPLFFIGKAQGLNRIVHRKILEGLFERNNNTIQDWSNNWSSEKIFKDRMVQERLPKVDGIVRNYRLFATVGGTVIPVDANMRNSLWRPRQVSFYLGFTIRGPVAFGIQTKPAERAEDSETESELSTCEDTTTEPAGRMKFGASCSKMDSIDLTKLQPEVDDVHTYSFQSEAGQYECSVSALRWVCKEKVSFTYQFCSWEEHMKRPLCKDYMQAGPLLDISVTSGNIEELHLPHWISIDRNITMSDMFAVLHVDASGNAVGNVVEPVPVVTTSHIMFSQPTLSPKGVMIKKKPGIPIYCDVLIYKRSKEFLTLDVYLVPRDPALKQEVEQNSCGSVIIPKPGPDKSLQMGDNFLLTTDQADVNIQPSTRDLRYDSRNVFEVFIRNADSDFILKLESEQETVWTCTIHKGDYQHI; encoded by the exons ATGGCAAGTGGATTACCACTGTCCACTGCTCAAAGTGGGGATCATGAAGTCAGACATTTGCTCTCTCTGTTGGATGTTCTCAATCCAAATCAGTTCGAAGGAAAGTCTTTAGATGCAAATCTTTGTCAGCAGACAGAAGaaaacttttacagaggagccCCACCCCAATGGTTAAACTTTTACATAAGTGAACAGTTGGAGTCAGATGGCATAGGAACTCCTTTTATCAAACGGGATGGATACAGTGAACTTGTGGAACAAATTCGCCAATGGAGGAAACACCCTGGAATATCCACGGTTAAACTGTACCACCAGACAGGATGTGGGGGAACCACACTGGCTATGCAGGTGTTGTGGGACATGAGGAAAACCTTCAGGTGTGCCGTTTTAACAGGGTCATCCTCAGACATCACAAATATAGCAAAAGAGGTGGTGCACCTTTTCACAGCCGGTGGCCAAGGCCTCCAGAAGACGGTGCTGCTGTTACTGAATGATGATCAGATTTTGGAAAACCTGCAAGACAGCATTATGATGGAGATTGCTGAACAGGGTATAGACACCTTTAAGCCTGTGGTGATTTTCTTCAGCTGCGTTAGAAAGAATGCAGTTCTACAGAGTGACCATGTCGTCCTCGAGGCAGCACTTTCTGAAAGAGAGAAGCAAAACTTcaatgaaaagaaagaggagctCCGTAGAAGGTTTGGAAGCAAACAATGCGAACAGTTCCATGGCTTCAACGTATTACAAACTAATTTCTCTCAAGATTATGTCAAACAGGCATGCAAAGTAATCTGTTCTGTCCCAagagcaaaaagaagaaagacgaTCCAGCTTGTTGGCTTCCTATCCCTGCTGAATGCCTATGTACCAGGCTCATATCTCATGGAGAATCAGTGCCTGGACTTATTCAAACATAAAGAATACAAATTTGGAGACCTTACTTTGGAGGACAGAATGAAGCCCTTTAGTCATCTCATCATCACCTTCGAACAAGATACAGGAAAAAGAGTCCGCATGGCTCACCCAATGATAGCACAGTGTTGTACTGAACTGATGGCTGAGGCAGATGTGACCAGAAGTGACACAGCAAGAAACTTCTTGACCCATTTGTGCAGAGATGAGGTTCCTCCATTTTTGCTTGGTTTTGTCAAAGACATGCTGACcaaaagagaaatgaaaataagaGAGAACCCATTCAACAGTACAGAGATCACAGAAGAACCAGAAAGATTTTCTAGACTGATTCTAGATATGCAAAAGAAGGAGGGTGAAACTGAGAGTGCATCAGTATTAAAGCTGGCGTCAAATACTTTTGACAAAAATCCATATTTTCCACAAGCACTTGCACGATTTTACTACATAGAACTAAAAGACTACAATCAAGCAGAATTGTGGGCAAACAGAGCAAAGCAAAGAGATCCGCAAAATTCATTCATTGCTGATACACTGGGCCAAGTCCATAAGAACCACTTGAAGAACAAAAAGTCTGATGCCAAACCAAGAGAAATTTTGCAACTGGCCACAAAGGCCATCGATGCTTTCAAAGATGAAGAACGACTTGCTGAAAACGAACAGGGGACAGACATGAAAGAAGATGGCAAGACCAAAGTCTCTCGTATTTTTAACAGCAGAGGGCAGTTTGGTTACCTGCAGGTTTGCAACCTCGTGTATGACCAACTAGTCAGTCAGAACGAAACCTGGAGAGGAGTTCTCACAAAGGCTGTGCCCATGGGCTCTGTCCTGGGCTTACTCGGAGACTACCAACTTTTTGGATTTAATGATCTGATAAACAGCCTCAGAGATGAGGTTGAAAAAAAGTGTGCATTTTTTGATAAATATCTGAGTTACTCAAAGCGAGACATGAAGAAAGATGATCCATCTTACCTTTACGAAGACATAGCAGAATGCTACAGGAAGTATGTCATAAACTCTCCACCAGAACATGTCAAAGAAAACGGGGCTGATTTCATCCGTAAGCTTGAGCAAAACGTGGTTGACACCTCTTCTGGACGACTCTCTTGTCTTGACAGAGAATACAGCGAATCAGAGCTTAAAGAAATTATCACACGATGGGAAGAAATCTGTCTTTGCAAAGATTCGGTAACAGCTCTGGTCAATTACATCTTTGCTCATGTCATGTTAATGAACAGGGGGGAGGTACTACCCCATGAATGCAAGTCTTTAATGGCATTTAGAAAGAAAATGCCCCTGAGCGCTGACGAATCACCCGAGAGCCACATGTTAGCCCTCCTCTTGGACTGGCCTACAAACGATGAGGGCAAATGTTCTGCCGTTAGTCAACTAATCGAGTGTATGCGCCTCTCTTATAAACAAGCATACGAGAAATACCTTCGATCAAGACACCTCTGCCCTCTGTTTTTCATTGGAAAAGCTCAAGGTCTGAACAGAATTGTCCACAGAAAGATCCTCGAGGGATTGTTTGAGCGAAATAACAACACAATTCAAGATTGGAGCAACAACTGGAGTAGTGAGAAGATTTTCAAAGATCGTATGGTCCAAGAACGCCTTCCAAAAGTAGATGGGATAGTGAGAAACTACAGACTTTTTGCAACTGTTGGTGGCACAGTGATTCCGGTGGATGCGAACATGCGAAACAGCCTGTGGAGACCACGGCAAGTTTCCTTTTACCTTGGATTCACCATCAGAGGTCCTGTGGCTTTTGGCATCCAGACAAAACCTGCAGAAAGGG CAGAGGACTCAGAGACAGAATCAGAACTGTCTACATGCGAAGACACCACTACAG AACCTGCTGGGAGGATGAAGTTTGGAGCAAGCTGCAGTAAaatg GACTCCATCGATTTGACCAAGCTTCAACCTGAAGTCGATGACGTTCATACCTATAG CTTCCAGTCTGAAGCAGGTCAGTATGAATGCAGTGTGTCTGCCCTGCGCTGGGTTTGTAAGGAAAAGGTCAGCTTCACATACCAGTTTTGCTCGTGGGAGGAACATATGAAGAGGCCACTGTGCAAGGATTACATGCAGGCTGGACCTCTACTGGACATCAGTGTCACATCTGGAAACATAGAGGAGCTGCATCTGCCACACTGGATCAGCATAG ATCGAAACATCACCATGTCAGACATGTTTGCAGTTCTACATGTGGACGCCAGTGGCAATGCTGTTGGCAATGTTGTGGAACCAGTGCCTGTAGTGACAACATCCCACATCATGTTCTCCCAGCCCACTTTGTCGCCGAAAGGGGTCATGATCAAAAAGAAACCGGGCATTCCGATTTACTGCGATGTGTTGATATACAAGAGAAGCAAAGAATTCCTCACATTGGATGTTTACCTGGTGCCACGTGATCCCGCTCTAAAACAG gaagtggAACAAAACTCTTGTGGATCAGTAATAATCCCAAAACCAGGCCCAGACAAGTCTCTTCAAATGGGAGATAATTTCCTCCTCACAACAGACCAGGCGGATGTGAACATTCAACCGAGC ACACGAGACCTCAGATATGATAGTAGAAATGTCTTTGAGGTGTTCATCAGAAATGCAGACAGCGACTTCATCCTCAAGCTTGAAAGTGAGCAGGAAACTGTCTGGACATGTACTATTCATAAAG GAGACTATCAACACATTTGA
- the pea15 gene encoding astrocytic phosphoprotein PEA-15 yields the protein MAEYSSLLSDLSENITNEDLEQLKSACKEDIPEDQSNNITSSKEWFSYLEKNDKLAQDNLSYIEHIFEISRRPDLLTRVIEYRTTVLKISEDDEIDTKLTRIPSAKKYKDIIRQPSEDEIIKLAPPPKKV from the exons ATGGCGGAGTACAGCTCTCTGCTCAGCGACCTGTCTGAAAACATCACCAACGAAGACTTGGAGCAGCTCAAGTCGGCCTGCAAGGAGGACATCCCCGAGGACCAGAGCAACAACATCACCTCCTCCAAGGAGTGGTTCAGCTACCTGGAGAAGAACGACAAGCTGGCCCAAG ATAACCTGTCGTACATCGAGCACATCTTCGAGATCTCGCGGCGACCGGACCTGCTGACGAGGGTGATCGAGTACCGCACCACTGTGCTGAAGATCTCCGAGGACGACGAGATCGACACCAAGCTCACGCGCATCCCCTCAGCCAAGAAATACAAAG ACATCATCCGCCAGCCCTCTGAAGATGAGATCATCAAGTTGGCCCCTCCCCCTAAAAAAGTGTGA
- the LOC115589528 gene encoding sterile alpha motif domain-containing protein 9-like, translating into MASGLPLSTAQSGDHEVRYSLSLLDVLNPNQFEGKSLDASLCQQTEENFYRGAPPQWLNFYISEQLESDGIGTPFIQRDGYRKLVEDISQRQKHPLISTVKLYHQTGCGGTTLAMQVLWDMRKTFRCAVLTGSSSDITNIAKEVVHLFTDGGQGHQNTVLLLLNDDQILENLQHSIMMEITEQGIDTLMPVVIFFSCIRKEAVLQGDHVILKPALSDKEKPKFNEKKEELHRRFGSKCKQFHGFNILQTNFSQDYVKQACKVICPVPRAKRPKRIQLVGFLSLLIAYVPGSYLLENQCLDLFKHKDYRFGELPLEDRMKPFSHLIITFQQDTRSEIRVRMAHPMIAQCCTELMAEAGVTRSDTARNFLTHLCRDEVPPFLLGFIKDMLTKREMTIKENKNTTEEHHWGPKRTEEEQEKFSRLILDIQKKEGKNESASVLKLASNTFDQNPFFPQALARFYCMELKDYNQAELWASRAKKRDPQNSFIADTLGQVHKSHLKYTESHVDPKKILQLATKAINAFKDEEQLAENEQGTDMKEDGKTKVTRNFNTSGQFGYLQVCNLVYDLLVSQNETWRKVLTKAVPINSVLELLGDKKLLRFNDLINSLRDEVAKKCDFLDKYLSYSKRDMNKDDPSYRYEDLAECYRKYVRKEKGADVIRKLEQNVVDTSSGRLACIDREYSESALKEIITQWEEICLRKDSVTALVNYIFAHVMLMNRRAVLPHECKSLMAFKKKMPLSADDSPECHMLALLLYWPTNDEGNYASVSQLIECMRLSYEQAYKKHLRSRHLCPLFFIGKAQGLNRIVHRKILEGLFERNNDTIQDWSRENIFKDPMVQDRLLKVDGVVRNYRLYATVGDTVIQVDANRRNSLWKHRQVSFYLGFTIRGPVAFGIQTKTAEKGPSGSLKLGACSLEMDSSDWTKLEPKVNTVDEVHIYSLQSEAGHFECSVSSLRWVCKKKVSFKYHFSSWDEHREKPSCVDYMPAGPLLDITVTSGKMEEVHLPHWIDHNSTISDMFAVLHVDTSGDFVKKAPQVTSSHVKLCQPTFFPAGVMIRVKLGFPVKVHYEALIHYFEVFLRNADGDYNLRLDSEGKKKSRRDTVWTCTIRKESTL; encoded by the exons ATGGCAAGTGGATTACCACTGTCCACTGCTCAAAGTGGGGATCATGAAGTCAGATATTCGCTCTCTCTGTTGGATGTTCTCAATCCAAATCAGTTCGAAGGAAAGTCTTTAGATGCAAGTCTTTGTCAGCAGACAGAAGAAAACTTCTACAGAGGGGCCCCACCCCAATGGTTAAACTTTTACATAAGTGAACAGTTGGAGTCAGATGGCATAGGAACTCCTTTTATCCAACGGGATGGATACCGTAAACTTGTGGAAGATATTAGCCAGAGACAAAAACACCCTCTGATATCCACGGTTAAACTGTACCACCAGACAGGATGTGGGGGAACCACACTGGCTATGCAGGTGTTGTGGGACATGAGGAAAACCTTCAGGTGTGCCGTTTTAACAGGGTCATCCTCAGACATCACAAATATAGCGAAGGAGGTGGTGCACCTTTTCACAGATGGTGGTCAAGGCCACCAGAACACTGTGCTGCTGTTACTGAATGATGATCAGATTTTGGAAAACCTGCAACACAGCATTATGATGGAGATTACTGAACAAGGCATAGACACCTTAATGCCTGTGGTGATTTTCTTCAGCTGCATTAGAAAGGAAGCAGTTCTACAGGGCGACCATGTCATCCTAAAACCAGCACTTTCTGACAAAGAGAAGCCAAAATTCAatgagaagaaggaggagctCCACAGAAGGTTCGGTAGTAAATGCAAACAATTCCACGGCTTCAACATATTGCAAACTAATTTCTCTCAAGATTACGTCAAACAAGCGTGCAAAGTAATCTGTCCTGTCCCAAGAGCAAAAAGACCAAAGAGGATCCAGCTTGTTGGCTTCTTATCCCTGCTGATTGCCTATGTACCAGGCTCATATCTCCTGGAGAATCAGTGCCTGGACCTGTTCAAACATAAAGACTACAGATTTGGGGAACTTCCACTGGAGGACAGAATGAAGCCCTTTAGTCATCTCATCATCACCTTCCAGCAAGATACAAGATCAGAAATTAGAGTCCGCATGGCCCACCCAATGATAGCACAGTGTTGTACTGAACTGATGGCTGAGGCAGGTGTGACCAGAAGTGACACAGCAAGAAACTTCTTGACCCATTTGTGCAGAGATGAAGTTCCTCCATTTTTGCTTGGTTTTATCAAAGACATGCTGACCAAAAGAGAAATGACcataaaggaaaataaaaataccacaGAAGAGCATCACTGGGGACCAaagagaacagaagaggaaCAAGAGAAGTTTTCTAGACTGATTCTAGATATTCAAAAGAAGGAGGGCAAAAATGAGAGTGCATCAGTATTAAAGCTGGCCTCAAATACATTTGATCAAAATCCATTTTTTCCACAAGCACTTGCACGTTTTTACTGCATGGAACTAAAAGACTACAATCAAGCAGAATTGTGGGCAAGCAGAGCAAAGAAAAGAGATCCCCAAAATTCATTCATTGCTGATACACTGGGCCAAGTCCATAAGAGCCACTTGAAATACACAGAGTCTCATGTCGATCCAAAAAAAATTTTGCAACTGGCCACAAAGGCCATCAACGCTTTCAAAGATGAAGAACAACTTGCTGAAAATGAACAGGGGACAGACATGAAAGAAGATGGCAAGACCAAAGTCACTCGTAATTTTAACACCAGTGGACAGTTTGGTTACCTGCAGGTTTGCAACCTCGTGTATGACCTACTTGTCAGTCAGAACGAAACCTGGAGAAAAGTTCTCACAAAGGCTGTTCCTATTAACTCTGTCCTGGAATTACTCGGAGACAAGAAACTCTTAAGATTTAATGATCTGATAAACAGCCTCAGAGATGAGGTTGCAAAGAAGTGTGACTTTTTGGATAAATATCTGAGTTACTCAAAGCGGGACATGAATAAAGATGATCCATCATACCGTTACGAAGACCTAGCAGAATGCTACAGGAAGTatgtcagaaaagaaaaaggggctGATGTCATCCGGAAGCTTGAACAAAACGTGGTTGACACCTCTTCTGGACGACTCGCTTGTATTGACAGAGAATACAGCGAATCAGCGCTTAAAGAAATTATCACACAGTGGGAAGAAATCTGTCTTCGCAAAGATTCGGTAACAGCTCTGGTCAACTACATCTTTGCTCATGTCATGTTAATGAACAGAAGGGCAGTACTTCCCCATGAATGCAAGTCTTTAATggcatttaaaaagaaaatgcccCTGAGCGCTGACGATTCACCCGAGTGCCACATGTTAGCCCTCCTCTTGTACTGGCCTACAAACGATGAGGGCAACTATGCTTCAGTTAGTCAACTAATTGAGTGTATGCGCCTCTCTTATGAACAAGCATACAAGAAACACCTTCGATCAAGACACCTCTGCCCTCTGTTTTTCATTGGAAAAGCTCAAGGTCTGAACAGAATTGTCCACAGAAAGATCCTCGAGGGATTGTTTGAAAGAAATAACGACACAATTCAAGATTGGAGTAGGGAGAACATTTTCAAAGATCCCATGGTCCAAGATCGCCTTCTTAAAGTTGATGGGGTGGTGCGAAACTACAGACTTTATGCAACTGTTGGTGACACAGTGATTCAGGTGGATGCGAACAGGCGAAACAGCCTGTGGAAACATCGGCAAGTTTCCTTTTACCTGGGATTCACCATCAGAGGTCCTGTGGCTTTTGGCATCCAgacaaaaactgcagaaaaag GCCCGTCTGGTAGTTTGAAGCTTGGAGCATGCAGTCTGGAAATG GACTCCAGTGATTGGACAAAACTTGAACCTAAAGTCAACACAGTGGATGAGGTTCATATCTACAG CCTCCAGTCTGAAGCAGGTCACTTTGAGTGCAGCGTCTCTTCCCTGCGCTGGGTTTGTAAGAAGAAGGTCAGCTTCAAATACCACTTCAGCTCATGGGATGAACACAGGGAGAAGCCTTCATGTGTGGATTACATGCCAGCAGGACCACTACTGGACATCACAGTCACAAGTGGAAAGATGGAGGAAGTGCATCTGCCACACTGGATAG aTCACAACTCCACAATATCGGACATGTTTGCAGTCCTACATGTGGATACTTCTGGAGATTTTGTGAAAAAAGCGCCTCAAGTGACATCATCCCACGTCAAGTTATGCCAGCCGACTTTCTTTCCAGCAGGGGTCATGATCCGGGTGAAACTGGGCTTCCCAGTCAAGGTTCACTATGAGGCGTTGATACATTACTTTGAGGTGTTCCTCAGAAATGCAGACGGTGACTATAACCTGAGACTTGACagtgagggaaagaaaaaaagcagaaggGACACAGTCTGGACCTGCACTATAAGAAAAG AATCAACGCTCTGA